The window AGCTTCTGAAGTCAGAGGAAGTAGCCAAGCTGTGGGGGCTACGCAAGAACAAGACCAACATGAACTACGACAAGCTAAGCAGAGCCCTGCGCTACTACTACGACAAGgtgaaatgaaaagtgactgtgGTTATATGTGCAAAGAGCTGCTTCCGTCTTAAGTAATCCTGCTAGTGCAGCTATTATAACTGATAGGACATGAAGGCATGTGAAAGTAGTCAAACGCCATAACTAAATCTTTGTTGTTCTGCTCTTTAAACCAGCAATCTCCCGTCAGAGACACttccacttcctctttctcacaCAGTAGAGCTGTGGCTATGATGTAGCACTCAAAGCTGTTTCAGTGTGGCAACTTGCCTCGGCTGGGCAGACTGAAATGCTGCCCAACATctctgttatactgtatgtgttatatTTAGATTGATCAGCCTGTTGTACATAACTtaatttactttgttttgtttgttttatagaaCATCATCAAGAAGGTGATTGGCCAGAAGTTTGTCTATAAGTTTGTGTCCTTCCCTGAGATCCTGAAGATGGACCCCCAGGCGGTGGAGATGGGCCTGGCTTCTGGAAGGTTTCCCCTCCAGGAAGGAGAGGCCCCCGAGCTGgaagtagaggaggaggaggaagaggaaggggaggaggaggcccAGAGGAGGACCCTGGCAGCCCTGGGGGCTCAGCAGTGTCGGAACGACTACCTTCGCTCAGGTCTCTATTCCTCCTTCAGCATCAGCTCCCTTCAGAACCAGCCCGAGCTGCTCCGCGCCCTGCGGGAGCGCCAGGAGGAGCCACGCTCAGTCATCCGCTTTGGCACCAACGCCCACGAGAGGAGCTCCCCTCCATCTGTCAAACCCGAATCCTACGTCTCCCCCAGGCCATCCAAACTCCCCTCTCATTCCCACTCCCCGTCCTCCCCCCACACCCAACCTGGCCATAGCTGGAGCCCTGCAgccaaagaggaggaggaggactctGACCAGAGCGCTCAGCCCCTCAACCTCTCCTCTGGGCACAGGGAGCGAGCCCTGCAGCCTCCTGaaaagaggagcagcagcagcagcagcagcagcggtagAAGTAGCTCTACTTCTAGTAGTAGTAACCAAGGAGATGGACTCCCACCAAAAAGCAAAAAGCCCAAAGCTCTGGAGATCTCCGCCCCGTCCCTGCTACTTGCGGGGAGTGACATCGGCTCCATCGCCCTAAACAGCCCGGCACTGCCATCTGGCTCCCTCACTCCTGCCTTCTTCACTGCACAGGTTAGATGTTTTACCTGAATAATACGCAACTAGAATTCCCTCGGGACAGCACAGTGGACGCTGcacagtcagttcagttttgaCACTTTCTGCATGAAAGGTTGAATATCCTGCTTGCTTTAGATTTGCTCCCTCTTTACAGACATGAGTCAGGCGGTTTAGAGACTCtaaattgtgatttttatgAGCCTCTGGGGAGCATTTGGGGAGTGGTAATCATTCGAGGCGTTCCCACCCTTTTGCCCAATCAGCTACATCTTTTGAAAACGACAGTTAGCAACGGTAGGCCCTGCACACACCTGAGACTGCTCCAAAATCTGCTTCATCTCGATCCAGTCGAGACATGTTCACACACCCGACTGTTACcctttgacacatttttacatgttctcttatttctgctctcGATAATTGAAGTAGTTGTAGAGACCGTGTCACTGTGTGCCAGACACAGCTGAAGCATATTGAGCCCGATAATAATCAATTCTCAGAGAGAGAATAAATCTGTCCCCTCCGTGCGGTGGCCTGGCTGGCCATGGGGAGATGATGGGATCTATCCAGAGTATGATGTCAGTGTCCCTGAAGCGTTCAGAGAGCAGCAAGAGACATCTGACACAGCCTGGCATGTGTTGGTGGAAAGACTaccactatatttatttaagtAGTTACTGGAGCTGAAATTCCCTCAAGAAATAGAGAGTGAAAAAAGGTATGAAAAAAAGGTAAACATGTATGATTTTAGGTTAAAAATTTGCTCAGGCACTTGAAAGTCATTAAGGCATTTTAAACAGCCtaaatttgcttgtttttgaaACTAATTTAGTGAGTCATTGTCTGTGTTTGATAAACAGTTCTGCGGGTTAAAGGCAGAAATTACTCCTAGAAATGTTTATGTGCTGCAAATAACAGGCCTTGTAGAAATATGTCTATACTTAAATAAAGTCTGAGGCATAAAAGTTAAGGTGAAATGTAAATTTGGTAAACACAAGATGTTATAATGCCTCGCTTTTTTACAACCATTTTTTGTGTAGTCTTAAATGCCCTGAATGACTCTAGCAGTATAATTTCTAGAGTACTTTCTGCCACAAATTTAGAGCCAAATCCACCCCGCTGtgacattttggtttgttttgatcTTTGCCATAACCCCAAAGGCTGTGCCTCAAGCCTCAGCTGGTATTTAATAATCTATTTCAGTTAATGTGTTTACACAGGAATTTTTACAAAGAGAAATTACTCTGCCACATCTGAAGTTTGTCCAACACATTGAGAAAGGCATTAATTCTGCACTCACACTGTCTGTTTATAagggtgcaaaaaaaaaaaaaaagaaaaaaaaaaaagtgagatcagaggaaaacaaGAGATTAACAGAAATCTTCTGCAAGTTCAACCTATGAGAGAGGGGGAAGAGGCCCTAAGTGATGCCATATGCTCCAATAATTCCATTAATAATGGGAGCAGGGCTGGGTCCCTCCGCAACACTGGCTCACTTCTCTGAGGTGACACAGGGGAAAGTGGggggagggtgagagagaagaccaggagagagagggagaaattgATTTCATATGTTTTCTCTCGAGTTGGCGTTCCAAGTGCTTAAGGACCTTCCCCCccctcatcccccccccccaatcaaCAACAACCCCCACCatccacctccctccctccctctctctctctcctccccacGTCACCCCTGTATTCTCGGGGAGAAACCACAGACTTCCTTCCTGCTCcgttcagtttgtttttccaaacGCCAATACACGTCCATTTACCATTTCAGCATGTTTCGCATTACCGAATCCCTTACAGCAACACTCCGCAGCCAGTGGGTCTCTGCATTTCTCTTGTTGTCCTCGCTGGTTTCTCGTATTTACACAACGCCTCCTCCTTCACTCCATTTCTCTCCCCCGGTTTCCCCCTCGCAGACTCCTTCTGGTTTGCTGCTGGCTCACAGTCCGCTGTTGTCAGGCATCCACTTCTGGAGCAGCCTAAGCCCCGTCGCTCCGCTCAGCCCCGCCCGGCTGCAGGGCCACAGCTCCTTGTTCCAggtaagaaaacacacacacacacacacgcatacacacacaggtgtagatgcaaagaggaagaaagagggatTAAAATAGCTGATGATAATAGAAGGTGTGCTCAGAGGAATACTGGTGGCGtttgagagcagaggaggaagttGTGAGGCTGTGCAGGTGAAATGAGTTTGCTGCTGCAAAATCGCTGCTCTACTTAACGGTTGCTAAAAAAATCAGATGAATCAACATATTTGAAGAGATTTAACAATCACCACAGCAAATAAAAAGGATTGACTCCAGTTTTAATGCCTGTTATAagttatattaaatataaaaaatatgcatGTAATCTCCATTGTCCCTCTATTATGTTCTTAAAGTGTCAGAATGTATCTTTATCAacttgatttgttgtttttcaagcACATACTTGACAGAAATAACAcatcaaacatgaaaacaatatgtttttgtgattcGCAAAATAGCAGACAGCAGTGGTTGTGAAACTAGTCGAGACTTAGTAAGCAGGTCCAGCAGAGGTGTCCTGTTTCAGCGCttgtgagagggagaggaaatcCTGTGAATACTTCCTGTTTGAGCCCAGGGGAGCCAGTCTGAACAGGGTGGACTGGTTTGAGAGCTGCTCCTCAtttgtgaaacacacacacacacacacacatttacaccacACCCCCTCCACAggcatatacatacacacacacacacacacacaaaccatacCGGATTCTTTGTGCACAAACAGTGTTGACTTCTCCTTCTGTTGCGGAGGTACAGGGGACAGAGACGAAAAGGAAGAGGcacaatgaataaaaaaacaggaaaccaGAGCAGTGACAATGCTGTAGTTCCTCACCGGAAAGCAGCTTTCATAGAGCCTCCGTCCCCTCCTCGCTAACTCTCAGcccctttctcttcctccacaGTTCCCCAGCCTAATCAACGGACACATGCCTGTCCCCCTGCCAAACCTGGAAGGAACaccctcctccctgctcctgTCCCCCACCACCCACAAATCCTGATCCAGGGTCTAGTGAAAACCCTCCCATCTTCACCCATCTCTTGTTTGAAAGTTTGTCACCGTCGTCAACATCATCAGCAGCAATCTCTCGTCCGTcttgtcattaaaaaaaaaaaaaaaattgcttcaGAAAAGTCCGTCGAGACAGTATGTGACCTCACTTTTTTGCACTTGAGTTGCTTCAGATTCCAGTGGTTGAAAGCACTTGGTAAAAGCCATATGCCACGATGTCTGTGAGACGTGTGGACCTTTGTGATAAAAGTACAGCACATTTCCACATGACCCTGTCCACGATGGACAGTAGCGACGTGTAGCTAGCTGTTAAAGACTAGCTAGCTGCTCCTTCTGCGCAGAGCTTGGTTTTaatcttgtaaaaaaaaaaaaaaaaaacagaaaaaaaacaaacaacttttttcCTCCTTAAATGATCATCACAATGTGAAGCTGGTTGTTTCACTTGTGGggtattgtatgtattgtatgcACTATGCTTCTCAGATAGTACCGGCTGTGCCTTATTGtcctattttttctttttttttttttttttcccaaatctTTTAATGAAGACGAGATTATCAAATCAATGAAAAACCTTTGTAACACTtgtaatgttctttttttttttatactggacttggtatacagtatgtattctGTATAATTTTGTATTGTGAAGAATGTCTTGTCATTTTCAATAAACAAAGCATTGAATGCTTGAACGCAGCGCCTTCAAGTTTTACAGgagctgaaataaaatgtgaagcatcaggagaaaaaaaaaaaaaaaaaaatcaaaaccagttcatataatttctgtttaaactttaaatttaatttttactctggaaaaaaaaaaaaaaaaactcatggGAGGGCATCTGCAACGGAATCCCACACCAATAACAATTATCcacaaataaagttaaagaataTCATACAAAACATATCTTGTAACACTGTTAAATAGACTGTGACTCAGTATCGTATTCACTAGGGGCAGGACTATAGCTAGTTCTCCCTGAATTAGGAGTTCAGTGGCTGTGTGCTTCCTCATACAACAGAGCAGGCATGCAACACAATAATGGAGGCAATCcagaaaaaaaggattttttttttgtttgtttttttttaaacagttgatGGAGATGGGAATGGCAGCAAGGAGAACACCAAATTCACTTTGCACCTTTTCTTTGTAACAGATCGGAGGAGACTTGAGGTGGAAAAAGAACAAGGACGAGGAGGCCGGGCACTGCAGTTAAATATTTAGGTTTTCTGAAGAATTTAGGAGGCGTAACCATCTCTATATTGCCCATGTTAATTCTACTTTGCCTTCTTTTCCCCCTGCATTTGTTCATTGGTCACAACAGAGACCACAGCATCCTGGAATGATATGCCAGCGTCTGACAAGGATGTGATCTGTTTTCACCAAGCTTGGCAGCACTGCTCTCATATTAGCCTCCACTTAGGGTAAAATTATCAGTTACATCAAAGTTGGCCTCAAAAACCTTCAGAGTTAATGGTCACAAATGATGGGTGCCTGCTGAGAAACAGCATCGTggcaacagagacagaaaatcaaaaaaaaaaaaaaatctttttgagCTGCTACagaaacatttctctctgtttgtctgtgcgccttacacacctacacacactgAAGAGCTTTGAGGTGGAgtttttatgtatgaaaatggaaataatgacaaaaaataatcactaaaaatatcaccacttcaaaaaaaaaaaaaaaaaatttaaaaatctataCACATTGCATGTACTCATTAAAGTGACTGAGCCAGTTAGAATTCTAGACAGTAGTTGGATTTAGCAGCAAATTCTCTTCTCAATAAATatagatgtacagtatataaatgtcTCTTTTGGGCCAGGTTCAGGCTAAACCTGGGAGGGGGTTCGCACTGTGGACAAGTACCCCAAGTGGTTGGGGGAGTGGGAGTGGTGGGagtcatgatgatgatgatgatgatgatggtgctCCACGCCAACATCCATCTCAGGTTACTGATCCATCGGCGAGACTGTACAGCTAGGAGATCCTTcccaaataataaaaaaaaaaaaaaaatacagtccaGAGAATCTAAAACAGCATGCTTTGCCTTCTGCTCTTTCCGTTGCctgaaggagggaaagaagaagaaaatgtagaCATGAAGCTGGTTGCATGAAGTTTACAGTGATAACGAGAAATTAAAGTGTTGATTCCTGCGTTACTGCTCACCTGACTCGGGGTACGATGAGTTCCGGTAGCCGGGATCTCTCTGCAGCTGGACCTCCTTCAGTGTGAATATGGATATGTCTGCCAAAGACACAGAGTCAGTCAGTGCAACAGAAATCATCTTGCCAGGAGAATAGTGTCTTTGTTACGAGGCTGTAACTGATCCTCGCTGTACGCTGCAATATCCTTCAAGTTGTACCCAGCAAAGACTGCCAAGTCTGCATTACTGCGTTGCCATTTCATTACTCACTCTCTGGCAGTGTGTGCACACGTGGCCCCAGGCTCCTGAAGTACGGCTGTCTCATTGCTTCATCAGCAGAGATCCTCTTTTTTGATTCATACTGAAATTTAGGGcagacaaaagaaacacacactcattaaagtatgactcaaacaaaaaaaaaaacaaaaaaaaaaaaatggggtCAGCGATGAATGATTGCATGTGAACGTGTTGGCGAGACCTGATGCAGTTCTCTCCAAAAATGCAGTCCTAACATAGCTGCAAAATGTGTCACATCGCTTTTAACATCCCGTTAATGCGTGGCAGATATATTCACTCACTTTTAGGAATGACATCAACAGGTCGATGCCATCGGTGTCCAACctgcaggggggggggggggagagagagagagagagagggagcgggggagggggggggtcagTGGAGGTGGGGTGACTCACAGATGCTGGCGAGTGTAAGGAAGGAAACAGAGTCAACTATTCCACAGGATTTCCTTACAGGAAGTGACAAAAAGCACCCTCTCCTAACTAAACAAACCAATAACACTAATGTCTAACTCTCTATAAAAGCTACAAAGCTTTACGTAGCAGCTCTTCTCATATACCTGGGTCTGATAAGAAATATTTGCTCATTTCCATCTCCAATGATTAGAGGGCTAACAGGAGAAGTGAGGGGGACATAATagcaatacaaataaaagaacatgttaacatttgaaaagctcTAACACACTATGtctgatgtaaaaatacaatcCAAGACAGAAAGTGGTAATAAATCCAAGAGTGTGAATATCTCAGCCGTACCTGGGTGCGTGATTAATGAGCGGCTGGGGCTTGTATTTGGGGAACTTGTAGGATTTGAACTCTTCGATAGAGGATATCCCAGGCCAGCTGTCTTCTGTGGGAGTGCCTGTGGAGGGACATTCAATTGACCCTGTTAGGAGTCTTGCTTTACCGCAGCAGCTGGGGAGGGTTTTTCACGCTGCCACAGGGGCTACATGCCAGGGTTAATGCGATTAAAGGCTCGTTTGAAAAAGTTTGACCACTTCCCCGTCAGCAGGGGGCAGCACTGACCTAGCAGCCTGAAGATGAGGTGCAGCTCGTCCTCCACCGTGGAGCCTGGGAATAGGGGCCTGCCGGCAGCCATCTCGTAGAATATACAGCCCACACCCCTGACAgggagacacagacagaaggGGTTGGGTCATAAAAGACGTGTCAACAAGTTGTATCTATCTAAACTACCACTGAAAAACAGGGATAACTTTTTTTGGATCTAGCGCCCTGAATTCACTGATCGGTTACAATGTGTCCCACAAATGAAACATCAAAAGGCAGAAATTAATTGAAGAAAGCAGCAGGGCACTTTGAAGTTTAAGGAAAACCATCCATAGTTGAATTCTGTAACAGCGCGGGCATGTTCATCAGCAGCAGCCACATCAAAGTCTCTCTACTGTGGATGAGGACACCTGCCTGCTCGCTTCATGTAAATTGCTCAATGTAAGAGCGTCGACTAAATTAAAGAAGCCCCGAACACATCTGTACTTACCCCTACAAGTCACTGAAGCAGCAAGAGACTTCAAACAAGAACAAGAATTAGCAATTCATGACGGGGAATTCTTTGGATTATATTCATCTCTGCGCCCTTCAGTGTGTTTAGTCATATGGACAGAAGCAGAGAGCGGCCAGGAGTCTGATTCGTGTTTTCTAACAGTTGTAATCACCCCTGTTGAGTGAGGCCCACTCACCACATGTCTATCTGCGTGGAGTACTCGGAGGAGCCCAGCAGCACGTCAGGAGGCCGATACCAAAGTGTTACCACCTCGTTAGAGTATGTTTTAGTGGGCACAGACTTGGCCCTCGCCAGGCCTGTGGAGcagaaatatgagaaataaGAACAGATCCAAAGGACACATTAAGTAGAGCTCACGAatagtttcatattttaaaaaaagaactgttCAAACAATCATGCagtgtttgtaaaaatgtagatGACTGCAGCTTAAAAGATTGAATTTCTAAATCCAAATGCTAGATAATTCACTTCGAGAAAGATCCCTGACATGCAAGAATCTTAACCAACGAAACTAttcaatcatgtttttatttttttattttaccaaaGTCAGCCAGTTTGAGCTCCCCTCTGTCGTTGATGAGCAGATTCTGGGGTTTCAAGTCTCTGTGGAGAACTTTCCGTCTGTGACAGTACGCCAAGCCTCGCAGGATCTGGAATAGAAAAATCTAGAGAAAGAGATATTTTGGTGAGTAAATATAATCGTGTTGGTAAATTTACATTCAAATAGTGGttctgaataaaaacaattaaaccgTTAAATTCATCAAGACCTCACAAGAATATAGATAATTCAGGAAACtaaaatattatgaaataaatgaaatatattgaaATTATAGACCGATGCTTAGATTAATATaaacattatatactgtatgtttcgTCCACACAGCCGGAGTCAAATTCAAATATCCAGATTATGTTTTTTCAGCCCTGTTCAAATGGACATTAAAgcaaaatttaaacaaaagcGTTCAAACAAAATAGATTTTTGTGGAAAAGTAAACAGATTCTACTTTTCTCCACATTGTCCACATTCCACCACCAGGGGGCAGACTAACAGTGTTTCTTgcaccagcagccacaaagtctTGACAGTTGATGAAGTTGGCGTGGGGACAGGCCGCCTGCGGAGGCTCACCTTGACATTCTGCATGCTCAGGATGTTCCCGCAGTCGTCCATGTACTGCTTGAGGTCTTTGTCCTAgacgagggagagagagagcgagagagacagagagagagaggaagggctttaagggaagaggagaaaggcTGCAGGCACAGAAACTACAACAGTCGGACTGTGTTGTTCCTGTTAAAGCGTCCTCTACTCTGCAGGttcatgaataataatgatgtaaaatatattcattttagcATCTGTGCACAGAATAACATGTGAGTCATGGAGGAAGTGAGGGCagaggttttgtttttcctcaccaGGTACTCAAAGACCAGTGTGAGCGATTTGTCTGTGTGGACGATGTCATGCAGCGTCACAATGTTGGCGTGTTTTAGGTCCTTCAGTAACGACactacagacagagaaaaagaagacaggTGTGATAGTGacacagtttattttctttgatcTGAATTGTCGAGTTTGCTGTTATATTTCTGACCTTGTTGTGTCTGAGCTCACACTGATCGAGCCAAGTGATGTTTATTTATGAAACTTTGCGTCATACAAAAAtgtctcagacttgacaaagaaAGCCAACACAGATTTAACTAATCAACaaagtcacaaaacaaaaagataacaCATAGTGCTCACAGAAGAAACACAAGGACACAGAAGGCACAAGATTAGCATGTTGGAGTTTGTATGACGTTCTCACAAACTAACTATGATGCATTTCTCTTGGAGGAGGATGGAAACAGTgtccaaaattaactttttgactcATCTGCCAAGATGAAAAAATCCACAGACCAAGCATATTTTTCAATGGcctaaattgcctttttttgtgtcatatatACTGCGGCAAGTGACAGTTTAACAGAGAGCTGCGATGTCCAGTAGCTGATGGCCCGTACGGTAAACAGTGCCACGATACTAGGAGTGCTCGAGACAATCTGCGGCTGGCGCTCCTATAGTTTCGCGGCACTGTTTAGACGCgcataaaaaacacatatatgtatgtCTGCACTGTATAGGGACAAACATGAGTATTTTCCTCTGAGCCATCATGCCAGATATCTGATTACATCACTATTTAGGTACAAACATTTATACGCCAGTGCAGTGATTTAGCGTTTAGTGGGTGTTAATTTCAGACTCAGGATGGAAACCTGCAGTTTCAGTCATGTTTTGGTCGAAAGGTTTTATTAAATGTCCCAAACATGCCTAGTGAGTGACAGAACTAGATAGCTgcttattataaaatattataagtAAGTGGAGGAAGTTGTGGGAATTGTTGAACACTTCGTACCTTCTCGGATAGCCGTGCACGGTGCCCCCTCCTCATGCTCCAGCCTGATCTCTTTTAGCGCCACAAGGTTGTCTGTCAGCTTACTCCTCCCCTTGAACACTGTAGCGTACGTACCCTGGAGAACAGcaggagaaaggaaaagagcTGAAAGAGCAGCTCTGCCGGGCTGTCAGGGGTTAAAAATAAACTctgcaactgtgtgtgtgtgttttatcgcTTTCTCTGAGAACATCAGCACCTGAAAAGAAGTCAAGGTTACCAGTGAACGCACACTCTTACATACCTCCCCCAGTTTGTCCAGTTTGATATAGGTCTCCAGCTTCCCGAATCCGATTTCTGactggaggagagaaaaggacaaACAGTATTAATGAGGGAAGCATGTTTATTAGCACTGACAAGCTAACAGACACCGCGACAAATCCTTATGACGGCCTCGCAGCAGCAGAGGGGGGATGTAAGGAGGTCACACACCCCCAACGACCATCAGAGCTAATCTCTTGTGACAAATGACTGTTGGCTTTTGGCTTTtacaatgtgtttgtttataggCAAGGGAGggcaaactttatttatatagcattttTAATACAGAGCAGAAAATTCTACA is drawn from Thunnus thynnus chromosome 5, fThuThy2.1, whole genome shotgun sequence and contains these coding sequences:
- the LOC137183267 gene encoding ETS domain-containing protein Elk-3-like; its protein translation is MDSAITLWQFLLQLLLDQSHKHLICWTSTDGEFKLLKSEEVAKLWGLRKNKTNMNYDKLSRALRYYYDKNIIKKVIGQKFVYKFVSFPEILKMDPQAVEMGLASGRFPLQEGEAPELEVEEEEEEEGEEEAQRRTLAALGAQQCRNDYLRSGLYSSFSISSLQNQPELLRALRERQEEPRSVIRFGTNAHERSSPPSVKPESYVSPRPSKLPSHSHSPSSPHTQPGHSWSPAAKEEEEDSDQSAQPLNLSSGHRERALQPPEKRSSSSSSSSGRSSSTSSSSNQGDGLPPKSKKPKALEISAPSLLLAGSDIGSIALNSPALPSGSLTPAFFTAQTPSGLLLAHSPLLSGIHFWSSLSPVAPLSPARLQGHSSLFQFPSLINGHMPVPLPNLEGTPSSLLLSPTTHKS
- the LOC137183266 gene encoding cyclin-dependent kinase 17-like — its product is MEKMKRFKRRLSQTLRGSHTIDESLSELAEQMTIEENGLKDSEPIVRNGRPPSAHSVHSFLHQYTGSFKKPPLRRPQSVIGGGLGSLMVMPRNGSRLDIVHENLKMGSDGESDQASGTSSDEVQSPTGVCLRNRGNRRISAEDLNKRLSLPADIRIPDGYLEKLQLSSPPFDQPLSRRSRRASLSEIGFGKLETYIKLDKLGEGTYATVFKGRSKLTDNLVALKEIRLEHEEGAPCTAIREVSLLKDLKHANIVTLHDIVHTDKSLTLVFEYLDKDLKQYMDDCGNILSMQNVKIFLFQILRGLAYCHRRKVLHRDLKPQNLLINDRGELKLADFGLARAKSVPTKTYSNEVVTLWYRPPDVLLGSSEYSTQIDMWGVGCIFYEMAAGRPLFPGSTVEDELHLIFRLLGTPTEDSWPGISSIEEFKSYKFPKYKPQPLINHAPRLDTDGIDLLMSFLKYESKKRISADEAMRQPYFRSLGPRVHTLPENISIFTLKEVQLQRDPGYRNSSYPESGNGKSRRQSMLF